A stretch of DNA from Vanacampus margaritifer isolate UIUO_Vmar chromosome 1, RoL_Vmar_1.0, whole genome shotgun sequence:
GTACACCTCCGCTTCGTCGTCGTCTTCGTGGACAAACGCAAGGGGCTCGTACGAGTTGCGGTTGAACATAAGCAGGCCCGGCGGGGCGCTGTCGTGTGGGTAAAGGGGCGAGTCGGAGTCAGGGGCAGCGGAACTGTCCCGCGCCGCCTGGTGCTGATTGGCGCACAGCAAAGCGTTCTCCTTCCCGTCCGCGTCCAGATGATTCGCCGCAGGAGCTTGGTCTCTTCCCGGGTTGGCGACCACCGGACGCGGCTTGTGCCAGCGGCGGTGCGAGGCGAGGTTGGCGGGACAGCTGAATACTTTGTCGCACTCGGGGCAGCGGTACTCCACGCGCACGATACGGGAGCACTTGTGCTGGGCGAGGGACAAAGGGTCTGTGTACTCCTCCTTACAAAGCTGGCAGATGAACTCCCCCAGCGGCTGACTTCCCGACGACTTCCGGGCTGCTTCCGGGCTCTCCTTCTTGATGCGCAGACCTAAAACCGGAGAGGTGGTGACTTCGTCCTCGAAGGTGAGCTTGCGGTTCACTTTGGCTTTGGCTCTGTTGGGTCTGTTCGACTCTGGGAATGAGCGTTTTCTCACAGGTACCTGATGTTGGGGGTTAATTAGCGGCGGGAACAGGTGCGCCACGTCGACGTCGTATTTCCGAGTGGGACCATAAGGAGAAAAGTGCGTGTTGGCGGCTGCTACTCGCATCGACGTCGGCGTGGAACTCACCAAAAACGGCATCTGGGTTTCTGCTGCTGGGGATGAGCACATCTCAGTAAATAATGCCGCCTTTTCTCCCTCGCCGTGCGGCTCCATAAATCTGGAGCTCCGAGTTTCTATTAATGGAGGAGGTGGGAAGAAGCGCGAGAAGTCCCCCACGGGAGTCGCAACGTCTACTTCGGTGTCCGGCAGCTGCGCGCGTTGGTCCGCCTCTGCCTCCAGAGCAGACTCCACGTGCAGGTTCCACACCTCAGTCACCCCCGATGAGTCCTCGCGGGGCGCTGGCGGAGGCGCGACGTCGGGGCTCGGGACACCCCACACGTGGTTCTCCTTGGCGGGCTCGGACTCGCTCACCTCAGCCTCCGCGCGGTGGTTCTTATCATCATCACACGTGGTAAGCTTGTTGCTTTTTCGCGCTCGATACGACGCTGGACATCGTCGGGTTCTCTTTACCAAGAATCCTCGAGGCATgctgacgatgatgatggtgctgatgatgatgaaggtggtGGTCGTGATGATGCTCGTGGCACCACCGGACAAGAAAGAGCATGGTCTCTTGTCTGAAGCCACTTTCATGTAGGGCTCGGATGAGGGGACgaaggagggggtggggggtgcaggTGCGATTGGAGC
This window harbors:
- the insm2 gene encoding insulinoma-associated protein 2, which gives rise to MPRGFLVKRTRRCPASYRARKSNKLTTCDDDKNHRAEAEVSESEPAKENHVWGVPSPDVAPPPAPREDSSGVTEVWNLHVESALEAEADQRAQLPDTEVDVATPVGDFSRFFPPPPLIETRSSRFMEPHGEGEKAALFTEMCSSPAAETQMPFLVSSTPTSMRVAAANTHFSPYGPTRKYDVDVAHLFPPLINPQHQVPVRKRSFPESNRPNRAKAKVNRKLTFEDEVTTSPVLGLRIKKESPEAARKSSGSQPLGEFICQLCKEEYTDPLSLAQHKCSRIVRVEYRCPECDKVFSCPANLASHRRWHKPRPVVANPGRDQAPAANHLDADGKENALLCANQHQAARDSSAAPDSDSPLYPHDSAPPGLLMFNRNSYEPLAFVHEDDDEAEVYDCRYCGKKFRRQAYLKKHMAAHEMATGPSPTLSRQVVFACHLCGARFPSADIRDKHRVWHAVRDELLGGGGGHGFGAEGYGVNRGREQQLFACEHCPATFLSSPGLTRHMNKSHPGDNMHVIMHMAVRH